In Ailuropoda melanoleuca isolate Jingjing chromosome 11, ASM200744v2, whole genome shotgun sequence, a genomic segment contains:
- the EXOC1L gene encoding exocyst complex component 1-like, giving the protein MSSLVKEDLEKKLFKPLSQNLYEFIEIEFSVQDRYYLCVSVTKKEEVKIIMVKHYRIGLDEKYEVTKKWSLNDLQMIDGKEADTDNPFFDLHFKKVYSLEAYSCASKYAFARTVNKLNHAYLKKDLQIVNFDSTYINDDSIWSSNNKDCLVLMRICFYAFNLVCLSLCPLPL; this is encoded by the exons ATGTCATCGTTGGTAAAGGAGGACTTGGAGAAGAAACTGTTTAAGCCACTCTCGCAGAATCTGTACGAGTTTATTGAAATCGAGTTCTCGGTCCAGGACAGGTATTACCTCTGTGTGTCAG TGaccaaaaaggaagaagtaaaaataattatggtGAAACACTACAGAATAGGTTTAGATGAAAAATATGAAGTAACAAAAAAGTGGTCTCTGAACGATCTGCAGATGATTGATGGAAAAGAAGCAGATACC gaCAATCCGTTTTTTGATCTGCATTTCAAGAAAGTGTACAGTTTGGAAGCATATAGTTGTGCTTCTAAATATGCCTTTGCTCGAACTGTAAATAAGCTGAATCATGCATATCTTAAGAAGGACTTACAGATTGTGAACTTTGATTCTACTTACATTAATGATGATTCCATTTGGTCCTCCAACAACAAGGATTGCTTGGTTCTTATGAGAATATGCTTTTACGCTTTCAACCTAGTGTGCTTGTCCCTGTGTCCCCTGCCACTCTGA